The Kitasatospora paranensis genome has a window encoding:
- a CDS encoding ABC transporter substrate-binding protein, which translates to MPTTRPGRRTAFPAAATAVALAAALTVAGCSSSGTPAQDDANAKITLTVNLFSDFGYADLYKQYEQLHPNVTIKENRADMGAHHQNLQAHLLAGSGTADVEAIEIGQVAGFQPQASKFVNFLDNGVGKDQWVPSKTAPASSTDGSVLFGLGTDMGGMALCYRSDLFKAAGLPTDRDQVSALLTDWQAYTAVGKQFLAKSPNKGAKWFDSAGNLFSAIVAQAPTGFYDSSGKPVVTENPAVKQSFDLVAGAVKDGESAGIQAFTPAWDTGFQKSQFATVACPAWMSYEFKANPPTDKGTWDMARIPGGGGNWGGSYLTVPKSGKHTKAAVDLAKWLTAPEQEAWLFKNKGYFPSDQALWSQPDIATHTDPLFNNAPTGKIFSQSAKDLKPQPLGAHGAEIGTALGNALTSIEQGKADAATAWTKALADVANITG; encoded by the coding sequence ATGCCCACCACCCGCCCCGGCCGGAGAACCGCGTTCCCGGCCGCCGCCACCGCTGTCGCCCTGGCCGCGGCCCTGACCGTCGCCGGTTGTTCCAGCAGCGGCACGCCCGCTCAGGACGACGCGAACGCGAAGATCACGCTGACCGTGAACCTCTTCTCGGACTTCGGCTACGCGGATCTCTACAAGCAGTACGAGCAGCTGCACCCCAATGTCACGATCAAGGAGAACCGCGCCGACATGGGCGCGCACCACCAGAACCTCCAGGCGCACCTGCTCGCCGGCTCCGGCACCGCGGACGTCGAGGCCATCGAGATCGGCCAGGTCGCCGGCTTCCAGCCGCAGGCGTCCAAGTTCGTCAACTTCCTGGACAACGGCGTCGGCAAGGACCAGTGGGTGCCGTCGAAGACGGCCCCCGCCTCCAGCACCGACGGCAGCGTCCTGTTCGGCCTCGGCACCGACATGGGCGGCATGGCGCTCTGCTACCGCAGCGACCTGTTCAAGGCCGCCGGGCTGCCCACCGACCGCGACCAGGTCTCGGCACTGCTGACCGACTGGCAGGCGTACACGGCCGTCGGCAAGCAATTCCTGGCCAAGAGCCCGAACAAGGGCGCCAAGTGGTTCGACAGCGCGGGCAACCTGTTCAGCGCCATCGTCGCGCAGGCCCCCACCGGCTTCTACGACAGCTCCGGCAAGCCCGTGGTCACCGAGAACCCGGCCGTGAAGCAGTCGTTCGACCTGGTCGCCGGCGCCGTCAAGGACGGCGAGTCGGCCGGGATCCAGGCCTTCACCCCGGCCTGGGACACCGGCTTCCAGAAGAGCCAGTTCGCCACCGTCGCCTGCCCCGCCTGGATGAGCTACGAGTTCAAGGCCAACCCGCCGACCGACAAGGGCACCTGGGACATGGCCCGGATCCCGGGCGGCGGCGGCAACTGGGGCGGCTCGTACCTGACGGTGCCCAAGTCCGGCAAGCACACCAAGGCCGCCGTGGACCTCGCCAAGTGGCTCACCGCCCCCGAGCAGGAGGCGTGGCTGTTCAAGAACAAGGGCTACTTCCCGTCCGACCAGGCGCTGTGGAGCCAGCCGGACATCGCGACCCACACCGACCCGCTGTTCAACAACGCGCCCACCGGCAAGATCTTCTCGCAGTCCGCCAAGGACCTGAAGCCGCAGCCGCTCGGGGCCCACGGCGCCGAGATCGGCACCGCGCTCGGCAACGCGCTCACCTCGATCGAGCAGGGCAAGGCCGATGCCGCGACCGCCTGGACGAAGGCGCTCGCCGACGTCGCCAACATCACCGGCTGA
- a CDS encoding discoidin domain-containing protein — MDGNTATRWSSAATDPQWIQVDLGSDQPVCQVVLQWESAYGKAYQIQLSSDGTNWTTAYSTTTGAGGTETLNVSGTGRYVRMNGTQRGTGYGYSLWEFQVRTGTGGSSTPTTPPTSPPPTTPPPGNWTTVFNEDFTGGAGAAPNANDWIVDTGTGYTGGPANWGTGEVQTDTNSAANVGLDGNGALNLTAVKNGTAWTSGRIESKRSDFTVPAGGQLQISATVKQPNPANGAGYWPSFRAMGAANRGNFTAWPAAGESDILENVNGRSQLSTTLHCGTAPGGNCNEYNGMTSGLASCTGCQTGYHTYAQILDRTTSDEQIRWYLDGRQVWQVNESQVGVSTWDTAVHHGFYLIFNLGIGGGFPNAVCNCTSPTDATSSGGALSIDKVTVSTTSGTAPAPLTDPAVPTTPSTVKVTGSQGNWALTVNGAPYQVKGITWGPANSTAEAHIRELKAMGVNTLRTWGTDAGSKPLLDTAAAHGLKVVNGFWLNQGADYVNDTAYMNTTLDQIKQWVTTYKDHPGVLMWDVGNEVILTTQDHTYTGSTVEQERVAYAKYVERVTQAIHAIDPNHPVTSTDAYTGAWKYYKDNTPSLDLLAVNSYGAVCNVKNDWISGGYTKPYIITESGEDGEWEVPNDANGVPTEPSDIAKRDAYLSNWGCISGHTGVSLGATVFHYGTESDFGGVWFNTVPSGWRRLSFYSVAKDYGGNPGTNTPPVISSMTLSNTATVPAGGTFDITTSTTDPDGDLIRYQLFYCDKYAGGGTGFSQVNFTQTSDGHFTATAPKNLGVYKVYVYAYDGHGNVGIETKSFRVVAPTPSGTNVARGKPTTASTFQATGNGAPYPASNATDGNWNTRWASEWADPQWIQVDLGQTTSIKHVQLGWESAYGKAYQIQVSGDGTNWTTAYSTSSGSGGVDDVDLTASGRYVRVTITQRGTTYGDSLYELGVYA; from the coding sequence GTGGACGGCAACACCGCCACCCGCTGGTCCTCCGCCGCGACCGACCCGCAGTGGATCCAGGTCGACCTCGGCTCGGACCAGCCGGTCTGCCAGGTCGTGCTCCAGTGGGAGTCCGCCTACGGCAAGGCCTACCAGATCCAGCTGTCCTCGGACGGCACGAACTGGACGACGGCCTACTCCACCACCACCGGCGCGGGCGGCACCGAGACCCTGAACGTCTCCGGCACCGGCCGCTACGTGCGGATGAACGGCACCCAGCGCGGCACCGGATACGGCTACTCCCTCTGGGAGTTCCAGGTGCGCACCGGCACGGGCGGCTCGTCGACCCCGACCACCCCGCCGACCTCGCCGCCGCCCACCACCCCGCCGCCCGGCAACTGGACGACGGTCTTCAACGAGGACTTCACCGGCGGCGCCGGCGCCGCGCCGAACGCCAACGACTGGATCGTGGACACCGGCACCGGCTACACCGGCGGCCCGGCCAACTGGGGCACCGGCGAGGTGCAGACCGACACCAACTCCGCGGCCAACGTGGGCCTGGACGGCAACGGCGCGCTCAACCTGACCGCGGTGAAGAACGGCACGGCCTGGACCTCCGGCCGGATCGAGTCCAAGCGCTCGGACTTCACCGTCCCGGCCGGCGGCCAGCTGCAGATCTCCGCGACCGTCAAGCAGCCCAACCCGGCCAACGGGGCAGGCTACTGGCCCTCCTTCCGGGCGATGGGCGCCGCCAACCGCGGCAACTTCACCGCCTGGCCGGCCGCCGGTGAGAGCGACATCCTGGAGAACGTCAACGGACGCAGCCAGCTCTCGACCACGCTGCACTGCGGGACCGCCCCCGGCGGCAACTGCAACGAGTACAACGGCATGACCAGCGGGCTGGCGAGCTGCACCGGCTGCCAGACCGGCTACCACACGTACGCGCAGATCCTCGACCGCACGACCTCGGACGAGCAGATCCGCTGGTACCTCGACGGCCGCCAGGTGTGGCAGGTCAACGAGTCGCAGGTGGGCGTCTCCACCTGGGACACCGCCGTGCACCACGGCTTCTACCTGATCTTCAACCTCGGCATCGGCGGCGGCTTCCCGAACGCGGTCTGCAACTGCACCTCGCCGACCGACGCGACCAGCTCCGGCGGCGCGCTGAGCATCGACAAGGTGACGGTCTCCACCACCAGCGGCACCGCCCCCGCGCCGCTGACCGACCCGGCCGTGCCGACCACCCCGTCCACCGTCAAGGTGACCGGCTCCCAGGGCAACTGGGCGCTGACCGTGAACGGCGCGCCGTACCAGGTCAAGGGCATCACCTGGGGCCCGGCCAACTCCACCGCGGAGGCGCACATCCGCGAGCTCAAGGCGATGGGCGTCAACACCCTGCGCACCTGGGGCACCGACGCCGGCTCCAAGCCGCTGCTGGACACCGCGGCCGCGCACGGCCTCAAGGTGGTCAACGGCTTCTGGCTGAACCAGGGCGCGGACTACGTCAACGACACCGCCTACATGAACACCACGCTCGACCAGATCAAGCAGTGGGTGACCACCTACAAGGACCACCCCGGCGTGCTGATGTGGGACGTCGGCAACGAGGTCATCCTCACCACTCAGGACCACACCTACACCGGCTCCACCGTCGAGCAGGAGCGGGTCGCGTACGCCAAGTACGTGGAGCGGGTCACCCAGGCGATCCACGCGATCGACCCGAACCACCCGGTCACCTCCACCGACGCCTACACCGGCGCCTGGAAGTACTACAAGGACAACACCCCGAGCCTGGACCTGCTCGCGGTCAACTCCTACGGCGCGGTCTGCAACGTCAAGAACGACTGGATCAGCGGCGGTTACACCAAGCCGTACATCATCACCGAGTCCGGCGAGGACGGTGAGTGGGAGGTCCCGAACGACGCCAACGGCGTGCCGACCGAGCCCTCCGACATCGCCAAGCGCGACGCCTACCTGTCCAACTGGGGCTGCATCAGCGGGCACACCGGTGTCTCCCTCGGTGCGACGGTCTTCCACTACGGCACCGAGAGCGACTTCGGCGGCGTGTGGTTCAACACCGTGCCCTCCGGCTGGCGGCGGCTCAGCTTCTACTCGGTGGCCAAGGACTACGGCGGCAACCCCGGCACCAACACCCCGCCGGTGATCTCCTCGATGACGCTCAGCAACACGGCCACCGTGCCGGCCGGCGGCACCTTCGACATCACCACGTCGACCACCGACCCGGACGGCGACCTGATCCGCTACCAGCTGTTCTACTGCGACAAGTACGCGGGCGGCGGCACCGGGTTCAGCCAGGTGAACTTCACCCAGACCTCGGACGGGCACTTCACCGCGACCGCCCCGAAGAACCTGGGCGTCTACAAGGTCTACGTCTACGCGTACGACGGCCACGGCAACGTGGGCATCGAGACCAAGTCCTTCCGGGTGGTCGCCCCGACGCCGTCCGGCACCAACGTCGCACGCGGCAAGCCCACCACCGCCTCCACCTTCCAGGCCACCGGCAACGGCGCGCCCTACCCGGCGAGCAACGCCACCGACGGGAACTGGAACACCCGGTGGGCCAGCGAGTGGGCCGATCCGCAGTGGATCCAGGTCGACCTCGGCCAGACCACGTCGATCAAGCACGTGCAGCTCGGCTGGGAGTCCGCCTACGGCAAGGCCTACCAGATCCAGGTCTCCGGTGACGGCACCAACTGGACGACCGCCTACTCCACGAGCAGCGGCAGCGGCGGGGTCGACGACGTCGACCTGACCGCGAGCGGGCGCTACGTCCGGGTCACCATCACGCAGCGCGGCACCACCTACGGGGACTCGCTGTACGAACTCGGCGTCTACGCCTGA